A genomic stretch from Spirochaetota bacterium includes:
- a CDS encoding sirohydrochlorin cobaltochelatase, which produces MIESGGAKKMMNKKGILVVSFGTSYAKTRRLTIDVCENRIAKAFPDYELRRAFTSNIIIKKLKERDNIFIDKVDEALWRMKSEGFTDVIVQPLHIIPGEEYNDKVISMAEKFNGEFKRLVVGKPLLFESEDFMDVIKSIEKQVPKLRPAEAVLFMGHGSHHPGNSVYMQLQNMIDEKNLPVYIATVEGSPLLDEIIPRLKRDDIEKLTLMPFMLVAGDHAINDMAGDEEDSWKNILEKEGFRVDLFLHGLGENPLIQDIFVRHTGDAISGKLRN; this is translated from the coding sequence TTGATAGAGAGTGGGGGTGCAAAGAAGATGATGAACAAGAAGGGTATTCTAGTGGTAAGCTTTGGTACCAGCTATGCTAAGACGCGGAGGCTTACTATTGATGTATGCGAAAATAGAATTGCTAAGGCCTTCCCTGATTACGAACTAAGGAGGGCCTTTACCTCAAATATAATAATAAAGAAGCTTAAGGAGCGTGATAATATTTTTATAGACAAGGTAGATGAGGCGCTTTGGAGGATGAAGAGTGAAGGATTTACCGATGTTATTGTTCAACCCCTTCATATTATTCCAGGAGAGGAATACAATGATAAGGTTATATCTATGGCTGAGAAGTTTAATGGAGAATTTAAGAGGCTTGTTGTTGGCAAGCCCCTTCTATTCGAGTCAGAGGATTTTATGGATGTGATAAAGAGTATTGAAAAGCAGGTTCCAAAACTCCGTCCAGCAGAAGCGGTGCTCTTTATGGGACATGGGAGTCATCATCCAGGGAACTCTGTATACATGCAACTGCAGAATATGATAGATGAGAAGAACCTGCCTGTATATATTGCCACAGTTGAGGGTTCTCCCCTGCTTGATGAAATAATACCCAGACTTAAGAGGGATGATATTGAGAAGTTAACGCTTATGCCCTTTATGCTTGTTGCAGGGGATCATGCAATTAATGATATGGCAGGGGATGAGGAGGATTCATGGAAAAATATCTTAGAGAAGGAAGGTTTTAGGGTGGATCTGTTTCTTCATGGTTTGGGTGAAAATCCCCTTATACAGGATATTTTTGTCAGGCATACAGGGGATGCAATTTCAGGAAAACTTAGAAACTAA
- a CDS encoding DUF2162 family putative transporter yields MDESLLIAGITVAVSAFGVKTGLSASSILYSRDLSAIRRIGLLTGIFILYLLFFLIITLLVLYLPLQTFIEKLIKTLSYGMIIHIIIALGMFIWGISLLSHKKDGTKMSSRIGALYLSLPCPVCAMVIFITVSMTHSIFSISIISSSLMLFGIFLSVVLLTILLLLPVRKRIEGSGAYFLGIVMMIISLYFVLTVIIAPIYQEARDVYRLVSVTSIHDPIDSTSLIILISAFSILFGFGFLSGLFREKGKLNLKVRIIDLVIKPAELLKETGKLRN; encoded by the coding sequence ATGGATGAGTCTTTATTGATAGCAGGGATTACTGTTGCTGTATCTGCCTTTGGAGTAAAAACAGGACTTTCGGCTTCATCAATACTCTATAGCAGAGATCTTTCCGCAATTAGAAGGATAGGCCTTCTGACCGGGATATTTATTTTATATCTATTGTTTTTTTTAATTATTACTCTTTTGGTTTTATATCTTCCTTTGCAGACATTCATTGAGAAGTTGATCAAAACTTTAAGTTACGGGATGATCATACATATCATAATTGCCCTGGGAATGTTCATCTGGGGCATAAGCCTCTTGAGTCATAAGAAGGATGGAACAAAGATGAGCAGTCGAATAGGCGCTCTATACCTGAGCCTTCCATGCCCGGTTTGCGCTATGGTTATTTTTATTACAGTCTCCATGACACACAGCATTTTCTCAATTTCAATTATTTCATCATCCCTTATGCTATTTGGCATATTCTTAAGTGTTGTACTTCTCACAATTTTATTACTCCTTCCGGTGCGTAAAAGGATAGAGGGATCCGGCGCATACTTTCTAGGAATTGTTATGATGATTATATCTCTATATTTTGTTTTAACTGTAATAATAGCGCCAATATATCAGGAGGCAAGGGATGTATACAGATTAGTTTCAGTTACTTCCATTCATGATCCTATTGATTCAACATCCCTTATTATACTAATTTCAGCATTTAGCATATTATTTGGATTTGGATTTTTAAGCGGTTTATTCAGAGAAAAGGGAAAGCTTAATTTGAAGGTTCGAATAATTGACTTAGTGATAAAACCTGCAGAGCTTTTAAAAGAGACCGGAAAGTTACGGAATTAA
- a CDS encoding MotA/TolQ/ExbB proton channel family protein, whose product MGILQTIIYTISSGLLYPVMTLLVLLSIWIVILAGGILSEWIMRLRLKGNFDISGYLSYINKNKKLPDEVEHHIPLNIRIYTRKLSSLVKERGGFLNERIESLIQDKEMKLSKELDRIRFIVRAGPSLGLMGTLIPMGTGLAAMSQGDMAQMSSSLIIAFTTTVVGLAIGITAFLFSSIKNRWIQQDIRDIELITEAMTGSDA is encoded by the coding sequence ATGGGAATTTTGCAGACTATTATATATACTATCTCAAGCGGACTTTTATATCCGGTTATGACCCTGCTCGTTCTATTAAGCATATGGATAGTTATTCTTGCTGGAGGAATATTATCCGAATGGATAATGAGACTTCGTCTTAAAGGAAATTTTGATATTTCTGGTTATCTCAGCTATATAAACAAAAATAAGAAATTGCCTGATGAGGTAGAGCATCATATCCCCTTAAATATTCGGATTTACACACGGAAGCTGTCGTCCCTTGTTAAAGAACGAGGGGGTTTCCTCAACGAAAGGATCGAATCGTTGATACAGGATAAGGAGATGAAGCTTTCGAAAGAGCTAGACCGCATCCGTTTCATCGTTCGCGCAGGGCCTAGCCTTGGATTGATGGGCACACTCATCCCAATGGGTACAGGTCTTGCAGCAATGAGTCAGGGAGATATGGCGCAGATGAGTTCCAGCCTTATCATAGCATTTACAACAACGGTTGTGGGCCTGGCCATTGGGATAACAGCCTTCCTTTTCAGCTCAATAAAGAACAGATGGATTCAGCAGGATATAAGGGATATTGAGCTTATTACAGAAGCCATGACCGGATCTGATGCATAA